The stretch of DNA GGCGATGCGGGTCCTGCAGGCCAAGCTGCTCGAGGTCAAGCGCAAGGAGGAGCGCGCCGAGATGGACGCGCTCAAGGGCGACGGCGGCAGTTCCTGGGGCAACCAGATGCGGTCGTACGTGCTGCACCCGTACCAGATGGTCAAGGATCTGCGCACCGAGTACGAGGTCAACAACCCGTCGTCGGTGCTCGACGGTGACATCGACGGATTCCTCGAATCGGGCATCCGGTGGCGGATGCGCGAGAATCAGGCGTCCTAATACCTATGGAAGCGACGGCGGCGATGTTCGCTCCCACCCAGAACCTGCTCGACTGGCTCTCGTCGACGGGGCTCGCGGTGTCGCTCACCGTGCTCGGAGCCATCCTGATGGCGCGATTCGTCAATTGGGGCGGCAGCAAGGTCACCGACCGGATCGACAGCAACTACATGCAGGGCGACGCCCTCGTGCGCTCCGAGGCGACCAAGCACCGGCATTCGGTGGCGCAGGTGATCACGTGGGTGATCATCACCATCATCTACGTGATCGCGACGATGAAGGTGCTCGACCAGCTGAGCCTGCCGATCGGCAGCCTGGTGGCCCCGGCCACCGTGCTCGGTGCGGCGCTCGGTTTCGGCGCGCAGCGCGTCGTGCAGGACATTCTCGCCGGCTTCTTCATCATCACCGAGCGCCAGTACGGGTTCGGTGACACGGTGCAACTCGCGGTGACGGGTTCGTCGGAGGACGCCGAGGGAGTGATCGAGGACGTCACGCTCCGGGTCACCCGGATGCGGAATTCCGACGGTGAGGTCATCACCGTGCCCAACGGCCAGATCGTGAAGGCGATCAACCTGTCCAAGGACTGGGCGCGTGCCGTGATCGACGTTCCCGTCCCGGCCACCTCGGACATCAACCGCGTCAACGAGGTGCTCCACCAGGTCGGTGTCGAGGCCTTCGCTGATCGCGGACTGAAGAAACTACTGCTCGACGAGCCGACGGTGATGGGAGTGGAGAGTCTGACGGTCGACGAGGTCAGCGTCCGCGTCGTGGCGCGGACCCTGCCGGGTAAGCAGTTCCAGGTCGGTCGCGCACTGCGCGTGCGCATCGCCACCGCGATGAGACGGCAGGGGATCACAGTCGAACCGGACCTCCAGACGGTCCGGGCAGCGGAGGGCGAGGGATGACCGACGAACCCCGGCGCGGGCTGGACCGGATTCTGAACTCCTCGTTCCTTCCCGCCAAGATCCTCGGCGGCCGGGTGCGGACGTCGACGCTGGTGCTGTGCATCCTGTGGGTGGTGCTGTACACGCTGTACACGTACCTCAATCCCGCGGAAGAGGTGGTCCAGGGGCCGGTCGCTCCGGCTGTCGTTCCCACCCGGGAGGCGCCGCTCCAGGAGACCACCCTGCCGACGTCGGAGGTCGAGACGACGATCGAGTCGACGACGGAGACGGCCACGACCACCGAGACGACATCCGAGCCGACGCCGGAGCAGACCGCGCCCACCGGGACCAGTCAGGTGACGTCGACGCCGACCCTGCCGTTCGGGATTCCCAATCCGTTCCCGCCACCCCCGCCGACCACGCCGCCGACCACGTCTTCCGTCCCGACGACGTCGGCGACACCGCAGACCGGGCGGTGACGCCCGCGCGTCGCTCCATTTGGTCACTGTTCGATAACGTCTAGACTGGCTCCTCGTGATCAGCGTCGAGAATGTGTCGAAGTCGTACAAGACCTCCACGAGGCCCGCCCTGGACAAGGTGAGCGTCGAGGTGGACAAGGGCGAGTTCGTCTTCCTGATCGGCCCGTCGGGCTCGGGAAAGTCGACGTTCATGCGGCTGCTCCTGAAGGAGGAGTCGCCGACGTCGGGTGACATTCACATCGCGGATTTCCACGTCAACAAGCTGTCCGCCCGCCGGGTGCCGAAGCTGCGGCAGAGCATGGGCGTCGTCTTCCAGGACTTCCGGCTCCTGCAGAAGAAGACCGTGTCCGAGAACGTCGCGTTCGCGCTCGAGGTGATCGGGAAACCGCGCGCGATGATCTCCCGGACCGTCCCCGAAGTACTCGAGATGGTCGGGCTGTCCGGGAAGGCCGACCGGCTCCCCACCGAACTGTCCGGTGGTGAGCAGCAGCGCGTCGCCATCGCGCGGGCGTTCGTGAACCGGCCGCTGGTGCTGCTGTGCGACGAGCCCACCGGAAACCTCGACCCGGAGACCAGCCAGGACATCATGCTGCTGCTCGAACGGATCAACCGCACCGGAACAACGGTGGTGATGGCGACCCACGACCACCACATCGTCGATTCGATGCGCCGTCGCGTGGTGGAACTGGACCTCGGCAGAGTGGTGCGCGACGAGGCTCGGGGTGTGTACGGCGTGGGGCGTTAGCCGCCCTGCCTGCACTCCAAGCTTCAGTACTGTCCCCAAGTCTCCTACGAAGGACTCTGATTCCCCGATGCGTGCCAGTTTCATTTTCAGTGAGGTCCTGACCGGACTCCGCCGCAACGTCACCATGACCATTGCGATGATCCTCACCACCGCGATCTCCCTCGGCCTGTTCGGGAGCGGTTTGCTGGTGGTGCAGATGGCCGGCAAGACCCAGCAGATCTTCCTGGACCGCGTCGAGGTGCAGATTTTCCTCACCGACGACATCTCCACGTCGGACCCGGGCTGCGAGGGGGAGATCTGCAAGTCGCTGCGCACGGAACTGGAGGAGACGCCGTCGGTGGTGTCGGTGGAGTACCTCAACCGGGACGACGCGGTGAAGGACGCGACGGAGCGGGTGTTCAAGGATCAGCCCGAACTCGCCGCGCTCGTCAGCCCCGACAGCTTCCCCGCCTCGTTCAAGGTCAAGCTCAGCGACCCCGAGCGGTTCGGCGTCATCAACGAGAATTTCGGCACCCGGCCGGGCGTCGAGAGCGTGCTCAACCAGCGCGAACTGGTGGAACGGCTCTTCAGTGTCCTCAACGGGGTGCGCAACGCTGCGTTCGCGATTGCGATCGTGCAGGCCGTGGCCGCAATTCTGCTGATCGCGAACATGGTTCAGATCGCGGCCTTCACCCGGCGCACCGAGGTCGGCATCATGCGGTTGGTCGGCGCCACCCGCTGGTACACGCAGTTGCCGTTCCTGCTCGAGGCGGTGGTCGCCGCGCTGGTCGGCGCCGTCTTGGCCATCGTCGGCCTGTTCACCGCGAAGAACATGTTCATCGACGACGTGCTGTCGGACGTGTACGAGGCCAACATCGTGGCCCGGATCTCCAACAGCGACGTGCTGTTCGTGTCGCCGGTGCTGGTGCTGGTGGGCGTCGGAATGGCGGCGGTCACCGCGTACGTGACCCTGCGCCTGTACGTCCGCGAATAATTACGTTTGCCCCTTCTCCTATGCTGGAGGGTACGAACTGTTCACCTCGGACATCGCGGACTGAAAGGCCCGGAACGTGAAGGAAAAGGGCCGCAAGGTCATTGCGACCAATCGCAAGGCGCGTCACAACTACACCATTCTCGACGTCTACGAGGCGGGGATCGCCCTCGTCGGGACCGAGGTGAAGAGTCTGCGCGAGGGCAAGGCGTCGCTGGTCGACGCGTTCGCCACCGTCGACGACGGGGAGGTGTGGCTGCGCTCCCTGCACATCCCCGAGTACACGCAGGGCACGTGGACCAACCACTCGCCGCGCCGCACCCGGAAGTTGCTACTGCACAAGCGGGAGATCGAGCACCTCGTCGGCAAGACCCGCGAGGGAAACCAGACTCTGGTTCCCCTGTCGATGTACTTCTCCGACGGCAAGGTCAAGGTGGAACTCGCGCTCGCCAAGGGCAAGCAGGACTACGACAAGCGCCAGGACCTGGCCAGGCGGACCGCCGAGCGTGAGGTGACCCGCGAACTCGGACGCCGAGTCAAGGGCATGCGCTGACGTCCATCCTGCTCGCGCTCGTGGCCGCAATCGGTTACGGCGTAAGCGATTTCGTCGGGGGCGTCGCGTCCCGGCGGGTCGCGGCGCTGCGCGTCGTCATCGTGTCGTATCCGCTGTCGCTGCTGATCGTGCTGCTGATCGCCCCGTTCGCCGGGGGCACCCTCACCTCGTCCTCGCTCGTGTGGGGGGCGGTGGCGGGAGTGGCAGGCGGCGTGGCGGTCTGGTGGTTCTATCTCGCGCTGGCGTCGGGACCGATGTCGGTGGTGTCGCCGCTGACGGCCGTGCTGGTCGCCGGTATTCCGGTGTTGATCGGGCTCGCGTTCGGCGAGCGGCCCGGGCCCGTCGCGTACATCGGGATCGTGGTCGCCCTGGTCGCCGTCGTCCTCGTCAGCCGGGAATCGCCTGACGAGACCGCGGGCGAGGTGGCCGGCGGCCGGGTGCTGCGCTTCACCCGCACCGTGGCGCTGCTGACCGTCGGATCCGGCATCGCGTTCGCGCTGTCCTTCGTCTCGCTGCACCAGATCGGCGAGGAGGGCGGAATGTGGGCCCTCGCGGTGTCCCGCGCCGCGGCGACCGCCGTGGTGTGGCTCGTCGCCCTGGCGGCCGGCCACTTCGTGCCCCCGCACGGCGAGCCGCTCAAACTGGCCGTGTACGTGAGTGTCCTCGACGTTCTGGCGAACGCGGCCATGATGTACGCGTTCCAGGGTGGGCTGCTGTCGCTCGTCAGCGTGATCGGGTCGCTGTACCCCGCGGCCACCGTGCTGCTGGCGATGGTGATGCTCGGTGAACGGGTGAGCAGAATGCAGCAGGCGGGGATGCTCCTCGCCCTCGCGGCCGTCGGAATGATCGCCGTGGCCAGCTGAAATGCGCCCGCCGACACTCCGGGCGAAAACCGGGATGAATCCGGGCGAGGTTCGCGTTACACTAGGTGGCCCCGCGAGACTCGTGGGGCACGTACGGGGCTGAACGGTTTCGACTGCGTACGTTGAGGTAGGGGAAGCGTGTCGGTGCAGGCAAGAGACCACCGTAAGCGTCGCTGCAAACATATAAGCGCCGATTCCAATCAGCGCGACTACGCACTCGCTGCCTAAGTAGCGACTGCGTGTCTGTCAGTCCGGGTTCGCCCTCGGTCCGGGTACTGGCATCAGCTAGAGGGCTTTACCGTTCGACTCGGTCGCGGAGTCGAATGGGACAACCAACAGCGACTGGGATCGTCATCCTGGCTTGTTTGCGAGACTGGGAGATCCAAGTAGAGACATAGCAAACTGCACACGGAGAAGCCCTAGCTTTGCTGCGGAGGACCCGGGTTCAATTCCCGGCAGCTCCACGAAGTCCGGGCCGGACACCACCAGGTGTTCCGGCCCGGATTTTTTTGTGCGCACCGGAGTTCGACCATCCCGGCGGGCCGCCGTGACACGATGTGAGCCGTGTCCCTGACGAAACCGGTGGCCGTGGTCGCGCTGGGTGGTGCGCTCGGCGCGTGCGCGAGGTTTCTCCTGTCCGAGCTGTGGCCGGGGATCTGGACCGTCCTCGTGATCAACGTGATCGGGTCGCTGCTGCTCGGCTGCCTCGCCGAGACGATGGGACCGGACCGGTTGTGGCGGCTGTTCCTGGGAGTCGGGGTCCTCGGCGGTTTCACCACGTTCTCGACGTTCGCCGTCGACGCGGTCCGGGAGGACGCGGTGACCGCGGCCCTCTACGTAGTGGCCACCCTGGTTCCCGCCCTGCTCGCGGCGCGGCTGGGGATGCTCGTCGGTCACCGCTACCGGTTGGCGCGGCAGGCGGCGGCGGCATGACCGTCCTCCTCGTCGCGGCCGGCGGCGCGCTCGGTGCGACGACGCGGTACCTCACCGGCCGCTACGTCGACTCGTACCGCAGTTTCCCGGTGGCCACCTTCCTCGTGAACGTCGCCGGGTGCCTGATCCTCGGACTGCTGTCGGGGGCGTCGATGTCCGCGCAGACGTTCGCGTTGCTGGGCACGGGCTTCTGCGGCGGACTGACCACGTACTCGACGTTCGCGGTGGAATCGGTGGGACTGCTGCGGATCCGGCTGGCGCTCACGTCCGTCGTCTACACGGTCGCGAGTGTGGCGGCCGGTCTGGCCGTCGCCTGGCTGGGGTTCCGATTGACGTCTTGAGGGCAGACCCCGGCGCGAGGGTGCAGGATGGGTTGGAGCCGAGTTCGATCCGAAACGTTTGCAGGAGGTCTCGTGGCGCACGACAGGGCGGGTCAGGTGGCACTGCCGGAGGATCTCGTAGACATCGCGCACCTGGTGACCGCGTATTACAGCGGTGTGCCCGACCCCGAGAACCCGTTGCAGCAGGTGCTGTTCGGGACTTCCGGCCACCGGGGGTCGAGCCTGGACACCGCGTTCAACGAGGCGCACATCCTCGCCACCACCCAGGCCATCGTGGAGTACCGGGCGTCGCAGGGCGTCGACGGACCTCTGTTTCTCGGGCGCGACACCCACGCCCTCTCCGAGCCGGCGTGGACGTCGGCGCTCGAGGTGCTGGCCGCGAACGACGTGACGGTGCTGATCGATTCGCGGGACCGGTACACGCCGACGCCCGCGGTCAGTCACGCGATTCTCCGCTACAACCGCAGTGGCCCGGAGTCCCGGGCCGACGGCATCGTCGTGACGCCGTCGCACAACCCGCCCCGCGACGGTGGCTTCAAATACAACCCGCCGCACGGCGGCCCCGCCGGTTCGGAGGCGACGACGATCATCGCCGACCGGGCGAACGAGCTGCTCCGCCGGGACCTCTCGGGTGTGCGGCGAATCTCGGCCGCCCGGGCGATGGCACGGGCCGAACGATACGACTTCCTCCGCTTCTACATCGACGACCTGCCGAGCGTTCTCGATCTCGACGCCATCCGGAGCGCCGGAGTGCGGATCGGCGCCGACCCGCTGGGCGGAGCGAGCGTCGACTACTGGGGTGCGATCGCCGATATCCACCGGCTCGACCTCGAGGTCGTCAACCCGCTCGTCGACGCCACGTGGCGGTTCATGACCCTCGACACCGACGGCAAGATCCGCATGGACTGCTCGTCGCCGGACGCCATGGCCTCGCTGATCGGAGCCCGGGACCGGTTCGACATCTCCACCGGGAACGACGCCGACGCGGACCGGCACGGAATCGTCACTCCCGATGGGGGACTGATGAATCCCAACCACTACCTCGCGGTCGCCATCGACTACCTGTTCTCGCACCGCACAGGATGGGGCTCGACGGTGCAGGTGGGCAAGACGCTGGTGAGTTCGTCGATGATCGACCGGGTGGTCGGAAGTCTCGGCCGTGAACTGCTCGAGGTCCCGGTGGGTTTCAAGTGGTTCGTCCCGGGACTGCTCGAGGGCTCGCTCGGTTTCGGCGGCGAGGAGAGCGCGGGTGCGTCGTTCCTGCGCCACGACGGCGGGGTGTGGACCACGGACAAGGACGGGATCATCCTGGCCCTGCTGGCCTCGGAGATGACGGCGGTGACGGGAAAGACACCGTCGGTCCGGTACCGGGAACTGACGGAGCAGTTCGGCAGTCCCGCGTACGCCCGCATCGACGCCCCCGCGACCCGGGAGCAGAAGGCGGTGCTGGCGAAACTGTCACCGGAACAGGTGTCGGCCACCGAACTGGCCGGCGAGCCGATCACCGCGACGCTGACGAGCGCCCCGGGTAACGGGGCAGCGCTCGGAGGGCTCAAGGTCACCACGGACTCGGCGTGGTTCGCGGCGCGGCCGTCGGGCACCGAGGACGTGTACAAGATCTACGCCGAGTCCTTCAAGGGTCCGGATCATCTCGCGCAGGTGCAGGCGGCGGCCAAGGAACTGGTGGCCGACGTCTTGAAATAGGTGTTCGGCGGGGTAGGTGCCGTCGCCGAAGCGGGGGCACCTACCATCGGATTCAACTATGAACATTCGCGCAGCCGGGCTGCCCGCCGGGCGCAGCCCGCGGCTCCCTTCGGAAATCTGGGTGCTGGTCTCGGCCAGCTTCGTCATCGCACTCGGATTCGGGATCGTCGCACCCGCCCTCCCACAGTTCGCCCGCAGCTTCGACGTGAGCGTGACCGCGGCCACCGTCGTGATCTCGTCGTTCGCGTTCATGCGCCTGATCTTCGCCCCGGTCAGCGGCCGGCTCGTGCAGAAGCTGGGGGAGCGGCCCGTCTACATCACCGGGCTCCTGATCGTCGCGGCCTCGACCGCCGCCTGCGCGGTCGCGGGGGACTACTGGCAGTTGCTCGTCTTCCGTGCACTCGGCGGCATCGGCTCGACGATGTTCACAGTGTCGGCGATGGGCCTGGTGATCCGCATCGCACCGGTGGACAGTCGCGGCCGCGTGTCCGGGCTCTACGCGACCAGCTTCCTGATGGGATCGATCTCCGGACCCCTCGTCGGCGGGTTGCTCGTCGGATTCGGGCTCCGGGTTCCGTTCGTCATCTACGCGATCGCCCTCGTCGTCGCGGCCGCCGTCGTGTTCGTGAGCCTGCGGGGTTCGCACCTGACAGCTCCCGACGCCACCGCCGCCGGTGCCACCATGACGCTGCGGGACGCACTGGGGGAGCCCGTCTACCGGGCCGCGCTCGGCTCCAACTTCGCGTTCGGCGGTGTGATCTTCGGCGTGCGGGTGGCGATGGTGCCGCTGTTCGTCGTCGAGGCGCTGCACCGTGACGCCGCACTCGCCGGTATCGCCCTCACCGTGTTCGCCGTCGGGAATGCGCTCGTCCTCATCGTGTCCGGGCGGCTGTCGGACGTGTACGGCCGGAAGCTGTTCGTCCTGCTCGGACTGCTGGTGTGCGGCGCCAGCACCGTCGGGATGGGACTCAGCGAGAACCTGCTGGTGTTCCTGGTGCTGTCCGGCATCGCGGGCATCGGTTCCGGAGTGATGAGCCCCGCGCAGCAGGCCGCCGTCGCCGACGTCGTGGGCGCGAAGTCCCGCGGCGGCCCCGTGCTGGCCGCGTTCCAGATGGTCGCGGACGTCGGCGGGGTCCTCGGCCCGGTCGGCGCGGGCCTGCTCGCCCAGCACCTGTCGTACGCGGTCGCATTCGGGGTCACCGGCGGGGTCATGCTCCTCGCCGCGGTCGGCTGGCTCCTGGTCCCGAACAAGCCGGCGCCCAAGGTGTCGGTCGAGGCGGTCTGACCGGCGTCTTCGGTACCCTCGTCCGGGTGTGGATCAAGGTCGTCTCCCTGCTCGCCCGGCTGTCACTCGCCGCCGTCTGGCTGGTCTCCGGCGCACTGAAAGTCGCCGACCCCGCCCAGACGATCATCGCGGTCCGTGCGTACCAGCTACTGCCCGAAGACCTCGTCCGGCCGGTTGCGAACACGCTGCCGTTCTTCGAGATCGCGCTCGGTCTGCTCCTGCTGATCGGGCTCGCCGTCCGCGCCACGGCCTCGGTGTCCGCCGTGCTTCTGCTCGTCCTCATCGGCGTGATCGTCTCGGTGTGGTCCCGCGGGCTGTCCATCGACTGCGGATGCTTCGGCGGCGGCGGTGCCGCCGACGTGAACGGCTGGGATTACGCCCGCGAAATCCTCCGGGATGTGGGCTTCCTCGCACTGGCCGTGTGGCTGATCGTGTTCCCGCGTTCCCCGTTCGCGCTGGGGCTCCGCTCCCGCACCACTTTCTCAGTGACCCCTCAGCAGACGGTGGCAGAGTAAGCATCCGGTAAATCGATCCGACGTCGAAGGACTGCATCCACGTGAGCTCGAAGAACAAGTACAACCCGCAGCCGGAATCCAGCCGGTCCACCTACATTCTCGGTGGGCTCGCCGTACTGGTCATCGCCGTACTGGTCATCGGCGGTGTGATCTGGCAGAGCAACCGCAGCAAGCCGCGCAACGACGGTTACGGCGGGGTCCAGAACTCCGAGGTCCAGGTGGCGCTGCAGGCTGACGGTGTCGTGCTCCTCGGCAAGCCGGACGCGGCGACCACGGTCGACCTGTTCGAAGATCCCATGTGCCCGTACTGCGCCGAACTCGAGAACAAGAACGGTCAGGAACTCGCGCAATCCATCGACGACGGCAAGGTGGCCGTCCGGTACCACGTCCTGAACTTCCTCGACCGGCTCTCGGCCAGCGGCGACTACTCCACCCGCGCTGTCGCTGCGTCCGAGTGCGTCGCCGAAACCGGTGACGCCGTGGCGTATTCGGCATTCCATGCGGCGTTGTTCTCGCCGGCGAACCAGCCGAAGGAGAACGGCAGCTCCGATCACACCAACGAGGAACTCGCGCAGATCGCCCGCGACGCCGGAGCGTCCGACGCGGCCGCCCAGTGCATCACCACCGGGGCGAGCGTCGAACAGGCCCGTGCGCACGCCGAGGCGGGCCGTCAGGCCCTCGCCGCGAGCGGTGCCACCGGCACGCCCGCCGTGGTCAAGGACGGCACCGTGATCGACGCGCTGTCCAACGAGAACTGGGTGTCGCAGCTGTAGGCGGCTCCGCCGCCCGTGCGCCTTTTTGGTAGCTGGAACAACCAGAAAGGCGCACGGGCGCGAAGCGCCTCTGACCAGGCGATTTGTTGGCCCGGTCGGCAATGGTGTAACTTTCTTCGAGCACGGAGGAAGTCATTCCGAGTGCGGAGAACAACCGAATACGGGGCTATGGCGCAGCTGGTAGCGCACCACACTGGCAGTGTGGGGGTCAGGGGTTCGAGTCCCCTTAGCTCCACTTCAGAGGGAAGCCTCTCATCCGCAGACGATGCGGGTGGGAGGCTTTCCTCGTTCATCCCTCTTGTCCCGGTGGGACACTGGCGTCATGACATTCACTGTGACGCATCGCTCATTCGATCAATTGGCGGAGTTCGCGGTCACCGACTTCGGTGACGACGACAGCTACAGCATCCACGAGTCCGGGGCGCTCGTCATCGTCCGCGCCGCCCGGGAGCTGATCTACGCGCCCGGGAGCTGGTTCCTGGTGGAGCGGGAGGACGGCCAGGAGGACGGTTCGCCCGGCAACTACATGTGACGGTTCGGCCCGGGTTCGATTCACACATACGTTCGACTACCGGGTAGATTCGACGTGTGGCTTCCCGAACCGAGACCGCGCCGGGGTGCTGCCCCAACGGGCACCCGCTGGCCGCCAATACGTGCCTGGTGGGGTGGGAGGTCTGCGGGTGCGCGACGTCGAATAACGGTGGGCACCGCACGCATTTCTGCCGGCGGTGCGGCGCCACGGTCCGGACTCCGCCGTGTAGCGGCGCTAC from Rhodococcus opacus B4 encodes:
- a CDS encoding MFS transporter; amino-acid sequence: MNIRAAGLPAGRSPRLPSEIWVLVSASFVIALGFGIVAPALPQFARSFDVSVTAATVVISSFAFMRLIFAPVSGRLVQKLGERPVYITGLLIVAASTAACAVAGDYWQLLVFRALGGIGSTMFTVSAMGLVIRIAPVDSRGRVSGLYATSFLMGSISGPLVGGLLVGFGLRVPFVIYAIALVVAAAVVFVSLRGSHLTAPDATAAGATMTLRDALGEPVYRAALGSNFAFGGVIFGVRVAMVPLFVVEALHRDAALAGIALTVFAVGNALVLIVSGRLSDVYGRKLFVLLGLLVCGASTVGMGLSENLLVFLVLSGIAGIGSGVMSPAQQAAVADVVGAKSRGGPVLAAFQMVADVGGVLGPVGAGLLAQHLSYAVAFGVTGGVMLLAAVGWLLVPNKPAPKVSVEAV
- a CDS encoding DMT family transporter; this encodes MLALVAAIGYGVSDFVGGVASRRVAALRVVIVSYPLSLLIVLLIAPFAGGTLTSSSLVWGAVAGVAGGVAVWWFYLALASGPMSVVSPLTAVLVAGIPVLIGLAFGERPGPVAYIGIVVALVAVVLVSRESPDETAGEVAGGRVLRFTRTVALLTVGSGIAFALSFVSLHQIGEEGGMWALAVSRAAATAVVWLVALAAGHFVPPHGEPLKLAVYVSVLDVLANAAMMYAFQGGLLSLVSVIGSLYPAATVLLAMVMLGERVSRMQQAGMLLALAAVGMIAVAS
- a CDS encoding fluoride efflux transporter FluC; translation: MSLTKPVAVVALGGALGACARFLLSELWPGIWTVLVINVIGSLLLGCLAETMGPDRLWRLFLGVGVLGGFTTFSTFAVDAVREDAVTAALYVVATLVPALLAARLGMLVGHRYRLARQAAAA
- the ftsX gene encoding permease-like cell division protein FtsX, whose amino-acid sequence is MRASFIFSEVLTGLRRNVTMTIAMILTTAISLGLFGSGLLVVQMAGKTQQIFLDRVEVQIFLTDDISTSDPGCEGEICKSLRTELEETPSVVSVEYLNRDDAVKDATERVFKDQPELAALVSPDSFPASFKVKLSDPERFGVINENFGTRPGVESVLNQRELVERLFSVLNGVRNAAFAIAIVQAVAAILLIANMVQIAAFTRRTEVGIMRLVGATRWYTQLPFLLEAVVAALVGAVLAIVGLFTAKNMFIDDVLSDVYEANIVARISNSDVLFVSPVLVLVGVGMAAVTAYVTLRLYVRE
- the crcB gene encoding fluoride efflux transporter CrcB — its product is MTVLLVAAGGALGATTRYLTGRYVDSYRSFPVATFLVNVAGCLILGLLSGASMSAQTFALLGTGFCGGLTTYSTFAVESVGLLRIRLALTSVVYTVASVAAGLAVAWLGFRLTS
- the ftsE gene encoding cell division ATP-binding protein FtsE produces the protein MISVENVSKSYKTSTRPALDKVSVEVDKGEFVFLIGPSGSGKSTFMRLLLKEESPTSGDIHIADFHVNKLSARRVPKLRQSMGVVFQDFRLLQKKTVSENVAFALEVIGKPRAMISRTVPEVLEMVGLSGKADRLPTELSGGEQQRVAIARAFVNRPLVLLCDEPTGNLDPETSQDIMLLLERINRTGTTVVMATHDHHIVDSMRRRVVELDLGRVVRDEARGVYGVGR
- the smpB gene encoding SsrA-binding protein SmpB, which translates into the protein MKEKGRKVIATNRKARHNYTILDVYEAGIALVGTEVKSLREGKASLVDAFATVDDGEVWLRSLHIPEYTQGTWTNHSPRRTRKLLLHKREIEHLVGKTREGNQTLVPLSMYFSDGKVKVELALAKGKQDYDKRQDLARRTAEREVTRELGRRVKGMR
- the pgm gene encoding phosphoglucomutase (alpha-D-glucose-1,6-bisphosphate-dependent) yields the protein MAHDRAGQVALPEDLVDIAHLVTAYYSGVPDPENPLQQVLFGTSGHRGSSLDTAFNEAHILATTQAIVEYRASQGVDGPLFLGRDTHALSEPAWTSALEVLAANDVTVLIDSRDRYTPTPAVSHAILRYNRSGPESRADGIVVTPSHNPPRDGGFKYNPPHGGPAGSEATTIIADRANELLRRDLSGVRRISAARAMARAERYDFLRFYIDDLPSVLDLDAIRSAGVRIGADPLGGASVDYWGAIADIHRLDLEVVNPLVDATWRFMTLDTDGKIRMDCSSPDAMASLIGARDRFDISTGNDADADRHGIVTPDGGLMNPNHYLAVAIDYLFSHRTGWGSTVQVGKTLVSSSMIDRVVGSLGRELLEVPVGFKWFVPGLLEGSLGFGGEESAGASFLRHDGGVWTTDKDGIILALLASEMTAVTGKTPSVRYRELTEQFGSPAYARIDAPATREQKAVLAKLSPEQVSATELAGEPITATLTSAPGNGAALGGLKVTTDSAWFAARPSGTEDVYKIYAESFKGPDHLAQVQAAAKELVADVLK
- a CDS encoding DsbA family protein; protein product: MSSKNKYNPQPESSRSTYILGGLAVLVIAVLVIGGVIWQSNRSKPRNDGYGGVQNSEVQVALQADGVVLLGKPDAATTVDLFEDPMCPYCAELENKNGQELAQSIDDGKVAVRYHVLNFLDRLSASGDYSTRAVAASECVAETGDAVAYSAFHAALFSPANQPKENGSSDHTNEELAQIARDAGASDAAAQCITTGASVEQARAHAEAGRQALAASGATGTPAVVKDGTVIDALSNENWVSQL
- a CDS encoding mechanosensitive ion channel family protein; the protein is MEATAAMFAPTQNLLDWLSSTGLAVSLTVLGAILMARFVNWGGSKVTDRIDSNYMQGDALVRSEATKHRHSVAQVITWVIITIIYVIATMKVLDQLSLPIGSLVAPATVLGAALGFGAQRVVQDILAGFFIITERQYGFGDTVQLAVTGSSEDAEGVIEDVTLRVTRMRNSDGEVITVPNGQIVKAINLSKDWARAVIDVPVPATSDINRVNEVLHQVGVEAFADRGLKKLLLDEPTVMGVESLTVDEVSVRVVARTLPGKQFQVGRALRVRIATAMRRQGITVEPDLQTVRAAEGEG
- a CDS encoding MauE/DoxX family redox-associated membrane protein — encoded protein: MWIKVVSLLARLSLAAVWLVSGALKVADPAQTIIAVRAYQLLPEDLVRPVANTLPFFEIALGLLLLIGLAVRATASVSAVLLLVLIGVIVSVWSRGLSIDCGCFGGGGAADVNGWDYAREILRDVGFLALAVWLIVFPRSPFALGLRSRTTFSVTPQQTVAE